The Nonlabens spongiae genome contains a region encoding:
- the mnmG gene encoding tRNA uridine-5-carboxymethylaminomethyl(34) synthesis enzyme MnmG: MFEKEYDVIVVGAGHAGSEAAAVAANMGAKTLLVTMNLQNIAQMSCNPAMGGIAKGQIVREIDALGGYSGIVSDKSAIQFKMLNKSKGPAMWSPRTQNDRMRFAEEWRLQLESIENLDFYQEMCSGLIVDDNKLLGVRTSLGLEIRSKAVILTNGTFLNGLIHIGEKQFGGGRAGERASTGITEELIALGFESGRMKTGTPPRVDGRSLDYSKMIPQPGDVITSKFSYSSITTPLSLQRDCHMTYTSPEVHNLLREGFDRSPMFNGRIQSIGPRYCPSIEDKIDRFADKDRHQIFVEPEGWNTCEVYVNGFSTSLPEDVQFKALRSVTGFENVKFFRPGYAIEYDYFPPTQLKHTLETKSVDNLYFAGQINGTTGYEEAASQGLMAGINAVRKIREEEEFILGRDEAYIGVLIDDLITKGTEEPYRMFTSRAEYRTLLRQDNADLRLTPRAVELGIIPEARLKRVEEKQEKANHMVEFLKDTSYDFKEINELLERKKTATVKQNDKLYKVFSRPQITTEDMKTLPQFQNYIEEHDLDEDILEQVEIRVKYAGYIEKEKNNADKLHRLENVKIPPNYNYKNLASLSYEAREKLTKIQPVTVSQASRISGVTPSDISVLLVHMGR, encoded by the coding sequence ATGTTTGAAAAGGAATATGATGTAATAGTAGTAGGAGCAGGTCACGCTGGTAGTGAGGCTGCTGCTGTTGCTGCCAATATGGGGGCCAAAACGCTTTTGGTTACCATGAATCTACAGAATATCGCACAGATGTCTTGCAATCCAGCAATGGGTGGAATCGCTAAGGGTCAGATTGTGCGAGAAATTGATGCGCTTGGCGGGTATTCAGGAATTGTAAGTGATAAGAGCGCTATTCAATTCAAAATGCTTAATAAATCTAAAGGTCCTGCAATGTGGTCGCCTAGGACTCAAAACGACCGCATGCGTTTTGCCGAAGAATGGAGACTGCAACTAGAATCTATCGAGAATCTTGATTTCTATCAAGAAATGTGTTCTGGATTAATTGTTGACGATAATAAGTTACTAGGTGTGCGCACTTCTTTAGGATTGGAAATAAGAAGTAAGGCGGTCATATTGACTAATGGAACCTTTTTAAATGGTTTGATCCATATAGGAGAAAAACAATTTGGAGGTGGTAGAGCCGGTGAAAGAGCTTCTACTGGAATCACAGAAGAATTAATTGCCCTTGGTTTTGAATCTGGCAGAATGAAGACGGGAACTCCTCCACGCGTTGATGGTAGATCTCTAGATTATTCTAAAATGATTCCGCAGCCTGGTGATGTTATTACTTCAAAATTTAGTTATTCTAGTATCACTACACCTTTGAGTCTGCAACGTGATTGTCACATGACCTACACAAGTCCTGAAGTTCACAATTTACTGAGGGAAGGTTTTGATCGCAGCCCTATGTTCAATGGTCGTATTCAATCTATAGGTCCAAGATATTGTCCAAGTATTGAAGATAAGATTGACCGTTTTGCAGATAAGGATCGTCACCAAATTTTTGTAGAACCCGAAGGTTGGAACACATGTGAAGTATACGTCAACGGTTTTAGCACATCACTTCCAGAAGATGTCCAATTTAAAGCGCTTAGATCTGTAACAGGTTTTGAAAATGTGAAATTTTTCCGTCCTGGTTATGCTATTGAGTATGATTATTTTCCTCCTACGCAGTTAAAACACACACTTGAAACCAAATCGGTTGATAATCTGTATTTCGCTGGTCAAATAAACGGTACCACCGGTTATGAGGAGGCTGCATCTCAAGGTTTGATGGCAGGAATTAATGCCGTCAGAAAAATTAGAGAAGAAGAAGAATTTATATTAGGCCGTGACGAGGCTTATATAGGTGTTCTAATCGATGATCTTATCACAAAAGGTACCGAAGAACCTTATCGCATGTTCACTTCCCGAGCAGAATATAGGACCTTATTACGCCAAGATAATGCAGATTTGCGTCTCACGCCCAGAGCGGTTGAGTTAGGAATTATACCCGAAGCTCGCCTAAAAAGAGTGGAGGAGAAGCAAGAAAAAGCGAATCATATGGTTGAGTTCCTCAAAGATACTAGTTATGATTTCAAAGAGATCAATGAACTGCTGGAACGCAAAAAAACCGCTACCGTCAAACAAAACGACAAGTTATATAAAGTCTTTTCTAGACCACAGATCACAACCGAGGATATGAAGACGCTTCCTCAATTCCAGAATTATATCGAGGAACACGATCTAGACGAGGACATTTTGGAACAAGTGGAGATACGTGTCAAATATGCTGGATACATTGAAAAGGAGAAAAATAATGCTGATAAGCTTCATCGCCTAGAGAATGTCAAAATTCCACCTAACTATAATTACAAAAATCTAGCCTCTTTATCTTATGAAGCTCGTGAAAAACTAACTAAAATTCAACCGGTAACAGTATCTCAAGCTTCTCGTATTTCGGGTGTGACGCCTAGTGATATTTCGGTGCTTTTGGTTCACATGGGTAGATAG
- a CDS encoding S41 family peptidase — MKHSPKKSSSRRIFIPVLLSVFFLSLASFKNDFFEIAKQIEIFTEMYKQLNMNYVDDTNPGELMESAIDGMLDDLDPYTRYWTEQEVERSKINRRGSYTGIGANVSTREDKVIIVEPWKDYPADKAGLKAGDEIIQIDDLKITDYKENAGDLLKGSPGSGIQLIYKRQGKEYQTSLKRAAVEVKAVPFYSMATEKIGYVVLSKFNEKASTETRRAIKELKSQGAEKIILDLRGNPGGLLSEAVNVSNLFIPKGKLITSTRSAVDKYNKTYLTKKEEEFEGMPIAVLINGRSASASEIVSGSIQDYDRGVIIGARSFGKGLVQRPKELSYGTQVKITISRYYTPSGRCIQALDYWNRDENNEAVRTKAKDYNAFATVTNKRTVFDGGGINPDIELASTAYSPVTTALLQENAIFDYATEYYYNHQHEDLLKFEFSDSDFNDFVKWVEDRGFDFETVTESAFAKAYQTAVEEELEDDIKATYSDMVKAINKAKKRDIKDKQPEIQSLLSDEIVKRYFYRDGLYKYQIENNPEIREAINVLSDSSRYNKILGYD; from the coding sequence ATGAAACATTCTCCTAAAAAATCTTCATCCAGAAGGATTTTTATTCCCGTACTTTTATCTGTTTTTTTTCTATCGCTAGCTAGTTTCAAGAACGACTTTTTTGAAATAGCAAAACAGATTGAGATCTTCACTGAGATGTATAAGCAGCTTAACATGAATTATGTGGACGATACCAATCCCGGAGAACTCATGGAAAGCGCCATAGATGGCATGCTCGATGACCTAGACCCCTACACGCGATACTGGACGGAACAAGAAGTGGAACGTTCAAAAATCAACCGTAGAGGTTCCTATACAGGTATAGGTGCAAACGTAAGTACAAGAGAGGATAAAGTAATCATTGTAGAACCGTGGAAAGATTATCCGGCAGACAAAGCTGGTTTAAAAGCAGGTGATGAAATAATCCAAATCGACGATCTGAAAATTACAGATTATAAAGAAAACGCCGGTGATCTGCTTAAAGGTTCTCCGGGCTCAGGAATACAGCTGATCTATAAGAGACAAGGCAAGGAATATCAAACATCTTTGAAACGAGCAGCGGTAGAGGTAAAAGCGGTTCCATTTTACTCTATGGCTACAGAAAAAATAGGTTATGTAGTACTTTCAAAATTTAATGAGAAAGCATCTACAGAAACCAGAAGAGCCATCAAAGAACTGAAATCTCAAGGAGCTGAGAAAATAATTTTGGATCTGAGAGGAAATCCTGGAGGTTTACTTAGTGAGGCTGTGAACGTTTCAAATCTTTTTATACCTAAAGGTAAGTTGATTACTAGTACACGTTCTGCAGTAGATAAATACAACAAAACCTATCTAACTAAAAAAGAGGAGGAATTTGAAGGTATGCCCATCGCAGTTTTAATCAATGGGCGTAGTGCCAGTGCCAGTGAGATCGTTAGTGGAAGCATTCAAGATTATGATCGAGGTGTGATCATAGGGGCAAGAAGTTTTGGCAAAGGACTGGTTCAGCGTCCTAAAGAACTATCCTATGGTACGCAAGTAAAAATAACAATTTCAAGATATTATACACCATCTGGTCGTTGTATTCAAGCGCTGGATTACTGGAATAGAGATGAAAATAATGAAGCGGTAAGAACCAAGGCAAAAGATTACAACGCCTTTGCCACGGTTACTAATAAACGTACGGTTTTTGACGGTGGTGGTATCAACCCTGACATAGAACTGGCCAGCACAGCTTATTCACCAGTCACTACAGCGCTCTTACAAGAGAATGCCATATTTGACTACGCGACGGAGTATTACTACAATCATCAACATGAGGATCTTTTAAAGTTTGAGTTTTCTGATTCTGATTTCAACGACTTCGTTAAATGGGTAGAAGATCGTGGATTTGACTTTGAGACGGTTACGGAGTCCGCTTTCGCGAAAGCGTACCAAACAGCAGTAGAAGAAGAGCTTGAGGACGACATTAAAGCTACTTATAGCGATATGGTTAAAGCAATCAATAAGGCCAAAAAACGGGACATAAAGGATAAACAACCTGAAATTCAAAGCTTGCTCAGCGATGAAATCGTTAAGCGATACTTTTACCGTGATGGCCTTTATAAGTACCAAATAGAAAACAATCCTGAGATCAGAGAAGCAATTAATGTATTGAGCGATTCCTCCAGATACAACAAAATATTAGGTTATGATTAG
- a CDS encoding M1 family metallopeptidase — protein MKKIVLALTTAFIAASCNTSQTAVNSSQKNNTPLSTYWQQHVDYEMDVDMDVSDFNYTGSQKLVYTNNSPETLDRVYYHLFFNAFQPDSEMDTRSRTIKDPDRRVQSRIKALTEDEQGHLHVMNMKQDGVALSPQEERTILVVPLAKSLAPGESTTLTLDFEGQVPLQVRRSGRDNAEGVALSMTQWFPKMAEFDKYGWNTSPYIAREFHGVWGDFDVKITIDKEYTIGGTGYLQNPKEIGHGYDTPNSGPAQGENGKLTWHFKAPMVHDFAWGADPDYVHDIYEGANGVKLHFFYKDQDEIRDNWKKLQPITNEFLMFFNKNVGNYPYKQYSVIQGGDGGMEYAMCTLITGKRSFGSLAGVTAHEFAHSWFNHVLATNESKDEWMDEGFTTYISTLAEQAAAGVEKENPHERSYQTYVYLANSGNEQPATTHADRYDTNQTYGIIAYSKGAVFLAQLGYVVGDDVRDQIIKEYYNTWKFKHPDPNDFKRVAERVSGFDLEWYLRDFMMTTNKIDYSIEGAEKDGNNVAVTLERKGLMPMPLDVEVTMNSGKKMMYYIPLEEMRGEKSVSSDTKILADWAWAYPTYEMVLDGINSNDIKSISIDPKGMMADVDRENNSWEMGQ, from the coding sequence ATGAAAAAAATAGTTTTAGCCCTTACCACGGCTTTTATAGCAGCTAGCTGCAACACTTCTCAAACAGCCGTAAATAGCTCTCAAAAAAATAATACTCCACTTTCAACCTACTGGCAACAGCATGTCGATTATGAAATGGACGTTGATATGGATGTGAGTGATTTTAATTACACGGGATCTCAAAAGCTGGTGTATACAAATAACTCTCCAGAGACTTTGGACAGGGTTTATTACCACTTATTTTTCAATGCCTTCCAGCCTGATAGTGAAATGGATACCCGATCTAGAACCATCAAAGATCCAGATCGACGCGTACAATCTAGAATCAAGGCTTTAACGGAAGATGAGCAAGGACATCTTCACGTAATGAATATGAAGCAAGATGGAGTTGCTTTAAGCCCTCAAGAGGAGCGAACTATTTTAGTCGTACCACTTGCTAAATCTCTTGCCCCAGGAGAGTCAACTACTTTGACATTAGATTTTGAAGGACAAGTCCCTCTTCAGGTCAGAAGAAGCGGTCGAGACAATGCTGAAGGTGTAGCCCTCTCTATGACACAATGGTTTCCGAAAATGGCGGAATTTGACAAATATGGATGGAACACCAGTCCATATATTGCCAGAGAGTTCCATGGAGTTTGGGGAGATTTTGATGTAAAAATCACCATTGACAAAGAGTACACTATAGGTGGTACAGGATACCTTCAAAATCCTAAAGAAATAGGTCACGGATACGACACTCCTAATTCTGGTCCCGCTCAAGGCGAAAACGGGAAACTTACATGGCACTTCAAAGCTCCTATGGTTCACGACTTTGCATGGGGAGCTGATCCAGATTACGTACATGATATATACGAGGGCGCTAATGGAGTAAAGTTGCATTTCTTTTATAAAGATCAAGATGAAATCAGAGACAACTGGAAAAAACTCCAGCCCATAACTAATGAGTTTTTGATGTTTTTCAATAAAAACGTAGGTAACTATCCATACAAGCAGTATTCTGTTATTCAAGGTGGAGATGGAGGAATGGAATACGCTATGTGTACACTTATCACTGGTAAAAGATCATTTGGAAGTCTCGCAGGAGTTACGGCTCATGAATTTGCGCACTCTTGGTTCAATCATGTTTTGGCGACTAATGAATCTAAGGACGAGTGGATGGATGAAGGTTTTACAACTTACATTTCTACACTTGCGGAACAGGCCGCTGCTGGAGTTGAGAAGGAAAACCCGCATGAGCGTTCTTACCAGACCTATGTTTACTTAGCTAACTCAGGAAATGAACAACCTGCCACCACACACGCTGATCGTTATGACACTAATCAAACCTATGGTATTATTGCCTATTCTAAAGGAGCTGTATTCCTCGCTCAGCTAGGTTATGTAGTAGGAGATGATGTACGTGATCAGATTATAAAAGAGTACTACAACACCTGGAAGTTCAAACACCCAGACCCAAATGACTTTAAAAGAGTCGCAGAAAGAGTCAGTGGATTTGATCTTGAATGGTATCTGCGTGATTTTATGATGACCACAAACAAGATTGATTACAGTATAGAAGGTGCTGAAAAAGATGGGAACAATGTAGCTGTTACGCTGGAGCGAAAAGGTCTTATGCCAATGCCTCTAGATGTAGAAGTTACTATGAACAGTGGTAAAAAGATGATGTATTATATCCCGCTTGAGGAAATGAGAGGTGAGAAATCCGTCTCTTCAGATACTAAAATCCTAGCTGACTGGGCATGGGCTTATCCTACCTACGAGATGGTTTTAGATGGAATCAACTCAAACGACATTAAATCTATCAGTATCGATCCTAAAGGCATGATGGCTGATGTGGATAGGGAGAATAACAGCTGGGAAATGGGACAATAA
- a CDS encoding class I SAM-dependent methyltransferase: MKQINLNFDRPILKLRDYFLSGEDFQLLKDSDTQILKTLPVPENLDSYYESDEYLSHSKKTDSFFARCYAFAKAVNLKSKSKLIAQYAGRKPVLDIGAGVGDLVKELKIAGLDAEGFEPNSKARKIALDQGVHLKSSLENEEQDLYGLISMYHVLEHVPDIIAQKRQIENLLMPDGILILALPNYDSWDAKFFKKYWAAYDVPRHLFHFNRQAVTNFFNDKFELLEEKPLWFDSLYVSILSARYKKMPLPFITGIILGLWSNLRALFNQEYSSIAYILKKRDFKA, encoded by the coding sequence GTGAAACAAATTAATTTGAACTTCGACCGACCCATTCTCAAACTTCGAGATTATTTTCTTTCTGGTGAAGATTTTCAGCTATTGAAAGATTCTGATACGCAAATTCTCAAGACTTTGCCAGTCCCAGAAAATCTAGATTCTTACTATGAGAGCGATGAATATTTATCGCACTCTAAGAAAACGGACTCCTTTTTTGCTCGTTGTTACGCTTTCGCGAAAGCGGTAAATCTCAAATCAAAGTCAAAACTTATTGCTCAATATGCTGGTCGAAAACCTGTGCTGGATATTGGAGCTGGAGTTGGAGATCTGGTAAAAGAATTAAAGATTGCCGGTCTAGATGCTGAGGGTTTTGAGCCCAATTCAAAGGCAAGAAAAATCGCTCTTGATCAGGGCGTCCATCTTAAATCAAGCCTTGAAAACGAGGAGCAGGATTTGTATGGGCTGATAAGCATGTATCACGTATTAGAACACGTTCCCGACATTATCGCTCAGAAACGCCAGATAGAAAATTTGTTAATGCCTGATGGAATTTTAATTCTAGCGTTACCTAATTATGACTCGTGGGACGCAAAATTCTTTAAAAAATACTGGGCCGCCTACGACGTGCCTAGGCATTTATTTCACTTCAATCGACAGGCAGTAACAAATTTCTTCAATGACAAATTTGAGCTACTTGAAGAAAAACCACTTTGGTTTGACAGTTTGTACGTAAGTATTCTATCAGCACGTTATAAAAAAATGCCGTTACCTTTTATTACCGGAATTATTTTAGGATTGTGGTCTAATTTGCGTGCTTTATTCAATCAGGAATATAGCTCGATTGCCTATATCTTGAAAAAACGCGATTTTAAGGCTTGA
- the ybeY gene encoding rRNA maturation RNase YbeY, with translation MISFHYQNDFTHIDARNYRRWLCEVASVENNVIRKLDYIFCSDDYLLEINQQFLDHDTYTDIITFDYSSEGMLEGEIYISTDRVKDNAAVFDVDESDELRRVIVHGLLHLMGYGDKTLHEKNLMREKESEMMQMFHVKQ, from the coding sequence ATGATTAGTTTTCACTATCAGAATGATTTTACTCATATTGATGCTAGGAATTATCGTCGTTGGTTATGTGAAGTAGCTTCAGTAGAAAATAATGTGATTCGAAAATTAGATTACATTTTTTGTTCAGATGACTATCTTTTAGAAATAAACCAGCAATTTCTTGATCACGACACTTACACAGATATCATCACTTTTGATTATTCCTCAGAAGGAATGCTTGAAGGTGAGATTTATATCAGCACAGATCGAGTAAAAGATAATGCTGCTGTGTTTGATGTGGATGAGTCTGATGAGTTGCGTCGCGTTATAGTTCATGGCTTGTTACACTTAATGGGTTATGGGGATAAAACTCTACACGAAAAGAATCTAATGCGCGAGAAGGAGAGTGAAATGATGCAAATGTTTCACGTGAAACAATAG
- the rnpA gene encoding ribonuclease P protein component, whose amino-acid sequence MNHSLGKSKKLKGKTTIARVFKDGKSVRKGPLRMVYVLNPNGKESSEHQIGFVVPKRFVKKAVDRNKMKRLMRESYRLQQEIIQTLDSQYIQGMIMYQSSKPMEFEKMFSLMRKLLNELTKRAS is encoded by the coding sequence ATGAATCATAGCTTAGGAAAGTCAAAAAAACTCAAGGGTAAAACAACTATAGCCCGCGTTTTTAAAGATGGAAAAAGTGTCAGAAAAGGCCCTTTGAGGATGGTGTACGTGCTCAACCCAAACGGTAAAGAATCTTCTGAGCATCAAATAGGTTTTGTAGTACCTAAACGCTTTGTCAAAAAGGCCGTTGATCGCAATAAAATGAAAAGGCTCATGAGAGAAAGCTATCGATTGCAACAAGAAATCATTCAAACCTTAGACAGTCAATATATTCAGGGCATGATTATGTACCAATCATCTAAACCAATGGAGTTTGAAAAAATGTTCTCGCTCATGAGAAAATTGCTGAATGAACTAACAAAAAGAGCCTCCTGA
- a CDS encoding OmpA family protein — translation MIRVLSAVLTMLVMQTCYGQLTETHSIYFDLNQHRFEKSEGVALNAFFDDLLYKPILDVKIFGYCDDRGSYDYNLKLSNKRVETVSKWLQQHKIALDHITKTIEGRGEVALLTDSEDSISSERAQNRRVDVVFYLKQEIANQLAVKKLNKEELSTKELKVIDRYEKEVVDAVFKKKSIASIELPEIEESNESLSEDEYLVIPTKIDPPIDNSQEPFKSLLSKKLKKGQIIRLENILFKKGRSTILAESQPLLDRVAEILNARKDIKFEIHGHVCCINPVYKDAYNRDTKKSNLSEDRARAVFKILRSRGIDHKRMKFMGFGRTKPLGGIDKLDRRVELLITEIDETRQ, via the coding sequence ATGATTAGAGTCTTATCAGCAGTACTTACCATGCTGGTAATGCAAACCTGTTATGGCCAGCTTACAGAAACTCATTCAATCTATTTTGATCTAAATCAACATAGGTTTGAAAAATCAGAAGGGGTGGCGCTCAATGCATTTTTTGATGATTTGCTCTATAAACCAATCTTGGACGTTAAAATTTTTGGTTACTGCGATGATCGTGGTTCATATGACTACAATCTTAAGTTATCTAATAAACGTGTGGAAACCGTCTCAAAATGGTTGCAACAGCATAAAATAGCTTTAGATCATATCACAAAAACGATAGAGGGTCGTGGTGAAGTTGCGCTTCTGACCGATAGCGAAGACAGCATTTCTTCAGAAAGAGCACAAAATAGGCGAGTCGACGTGGTGTTTTACTTAAAGCAAGAAATCGCAAACCAACTGGCGGTAAAAAAGCTTAATAAAGAAGAGTTAAGTACTAAAGAACTCAAGGTAATCGACCGCTATGAGAAAGAGGTTGTTGATGCCGTTTTCAAAAAGAAGTCTATCGCCTCTATAGAATTACCGGAGATAGAGGAGAGCAACGAATCTTTATCTGAAGATGAATATTTAGTCATTCCCACTAAAATCGATCCGCCCATAGACAACTCTCAGGAGCCCTTCAAGTCTTTACTTAGTAAAAAACTGAAAAAAGGACAGATAATTAGGCTAGAAAATATATTGTTTAAAAAGGGTAGATCTACAATTTTGGCAGAATCTCAACCTCTTCTGGATCGCGTTGCCGAGATACTTAATGCTCGTAAGGATATTAAGTTTGAGATTCATGGCCATGTGTGTTGTATCAATCCAGTTTATAAAGATGCTTATAACAGGGATACTAAAAAATCCAATTTAAGCGAGGATCGAGCACGGGCAGTTTTTAAAATTCTTAGAAGTCGTGGAATCGATCACAAGAGAATGAAGTTTATGGGATTTGGAAGAACTAAACCTTTAGGAGGTATTGATAAACTCGATCGCCGCGTCGAACTTCTAATTACTGAGATAGACGAAACACGTCAATAG